The following is a genomic window from Calypte anna isolate BGI_N300 chromosome 15, bCalAnn1_v1.p, whole genome shotgun sequence.
GAGCTGGccaatgctttttctttattaatttagCTGGTTATACATTATAATTAAATCCTTTGGCTATCTGTGCCTCTTTGGTGCCTTATAATGTAAATTTTTGGTGGCTGTTTTACCTTTGCTACTAAAGATGTTGCCTTGGTGCTCTAACTTCGTTCTGGAAGGCCTGAGCATTCTCAAATAATTCTTCCAGATCACAGTGCTCCGTGGAGAAAACGCTTCTGCAAAAACCTTGCAGTCAGTGGTTAAGTCACTGGAGTCTGATAAACTGAAACTTGAGGAAAAGGTGAAGAACTTGGAGCAAAAACTCATGGAAAACAAGGAACAGCCTTTAACTGTAACGAGCTCCTCAGGTAAGGCAGAGCCTCTGCTGCCCTGTGCATTCAGCTTCACTCTTGTAGATTTTTGCATCTTGAAGACTGTCACATTGTTTCAGTCTCATTGAGCCGTTGTGTGTTTCATAATTTATATTACTTGATACTCACActctattttggttttgttgttttttccctttcaaggTGACATTGCTGCTAATCTACTTCAAGAAGAAATTGCAAAAGAGAAGCAGGTATTTGACCTGAAAAATCAGTGTGCAGAAACAGCAatctctgcaggcagaggggaatattttttccaaagacagTTCCTAATCAGATTTATCTTGTAACCTCCTTCTCCTGAAGGGAAATACTAATGGCAGGAAATATGAAGAATCAAGTGATGAGTGTGGAGAAATGTTTTAGGTTATTAGAACCTGAGGAagcaagcaggaaagcaggGGTGGCAAGTTTTGAGCTGCAGCCTGTTGGTGAGGTACAACCCAGCAGCACACCCTCAGAAATTGCTTCTTGCTGTTCACACCAAAGATTTATTGGATGTGAACAAGGAATAAGGTGTGGTCCACCTGGATCCCTCTTGGAGAACCTGGGTACTCAAGCTCACATGGTTCTTCTAAgtttttcacttgaaaatgtTGATCTTTGCTTCTTGActgcaaaatgttcctcagagtGAGGGGTGgcagcagtggggcagggaAGTTGCTGAGTGTGTGCGTGGTGATGGGGAAATGGGTTCTCAAAGAGTATGGTGATCATAGTGAGGGTGTGAAGCAGCCTGGCACAACACACAAACACTGgggaaacacagagcagaatCACCTGCTCATTATAAAAAGCCCTTTTTAGATCACTGatgtctttctctgtttttctgctccCTTGAATTCACCTGCTGATGGCCACGCTTCCTGCCAACCAGGGAGAGGTTTGTTCCATTTCTtggctttattttattcatgATGTTAATTTGCCAAACATTCCTTGATCACATTCAGCAGTGACCTGCTGACCTCTCTGGCCCAAACTGGCTTTGGGAGATCTCCTGTGGGTGGACAGTGCTGTCCCAGTGCCCCTTCCAGGAGAGCTCAGagagcacccagcagagctgcaggttaGGAGGGACAGAAACATTGTTCTGATCAGAATCACACAGtgtaagcattaaaaaaagaattcaatGTATCCGTGGTGGGTTGAGACCCACCAGTGTCTCAGAGGTGTTGGCTGGGTGGAACTACCTGGCTCCCTGGACAGAAATCACCCTGAGGGTGTCAGAGGTGCCTTGGAAACTCCTGGCCCTTGTTCTCTCCAATACAAGGATCCAGTGGTGTcactttgtggggtttttgttttcctttgatgCTCACAACCCTCAGCCTGACAACTGTCCTTGTTCTTGACTACCACAGATTGACTTCCTGAATTCAGTGATAGTTGATCTGCAAAGGAGAAATGAAGAACTGAActtgaaaatacaaagaatgtGTGAAGCAGCCCTCAATGGCAACGAAGATGAGATGAATAACTATGACAGGTATCAACCTCAGAGGAGAACCTCAGCCTGTGTTTTGGGAGCTGGTGGTAGCAGTCACTGCACCCTGCACCAGCCTGATCCCAGCTCTCAGGAAGGTCAAATGTAGCTGGGATGGTTTGAGCCTATTTataattttagtaattttacttctTGGTGAAGTTTTTTCTAAGTAATGAAACTTTATTTTGGATTTACTGATTGAGTCCAGCTTTCTCCTTAGGTGGCTTTGTGGTGGTGCAAATGATCCCCTGTAGTTACCCATCACAAACACTGATAGCTTGTAACTTATTTGCTGTCAGTGTTGGTGGATTCTGGCACTTTCCAAACTTAGAATTCTGAGTCTTTGCTCTCAGGGGACCGGTAGCTGCATTGAGATGGGAAGATCAGTCCAGAGAAACAGAGCCCAAACCTCTTTGATACCTTGTGACTTCAGATCTCTCAGGGGAAAGGATTACTTTACatttgtttcttatttaaataTCCTGCAAGTATTTGCACACACAGGGCAGTCTGTTTAGTGAATATTATGGTATAGGGGGTTCTGGGCGACCTTGGGTGGGCTGCTCAAAGGGGAAGCACCCATCCTGACTTGTGCTGTGATCTCACAGTGAGGAAGAAAGTTTGTCAAAGAAGAAACCTCGGCTCTTCTGTGACATCTGCGGCTGCTTTGATCTGCACGACACCGAGGATTGCCCCACCCAggcccaggggctggaggagccTCCACACTCCGCTCACCAcggcagcaggagggaggaacGGCCCTACTGTGAGACCTGTGAGGTGTTTGGGCACTGGACAGCTGACTGCAACGATGATGAGACCTTCTGAGGAGACCTCCTGGGGACCTTCTGAGGAGAGCTTCTGAGGGAGAGCTTCTGATGGGGAGCTTCTGATGGGGAGCTTCTGATGGGGAGCTTCTGATGGGGAGCTTCTGATGGGGTCGTCCTGATGGGGTCGTCCTGATGGGGACCTCCTGATGGAGACGTTCTGATGGGGACCTTCTGATGGGGACTTCCTGATGAAACCCTCTGATGGAGAGCTTCTGATAGGGACCTTCTGATGACACCTCCTGATGGAGACCTCCTGTGAGACCTCCTGATGAGACCTCCTGATGAGGACCTCCTGATGAGACCTCCTGATGGAGACCTTCTGGAAGACCTCGTGTGAGACCTCCTGATGCAGTGCCCAGGCAGAAGGACTGTCTGTGCACCCTGAGGGGACAGTTTCCACCACCAGCATTTGCCTGTGCTGAATGTCAGGACAAGGGACAACATTTTTGGCCCCCTTGCTcccattccccatccccatccacTCCAGAATCAGAACATTGATAAATAATTTGCTCCTCTGCTAATAAATGCCCTATGTCCCTTTAATAAACTTTTaagtgaaatataaataaatgattTAACAAACTCCTTTATGCTGTTTCTTCCCAGGTTCTGGGTTTGTTTCCAACTCTTAACAAGAAGTGCCCCTGTGCTGTTGCATCTGTCGATGGAAAAACCTGTATAGGAATGAAGCACTATAGTTATATTAAAGCTTATTTAAATTCCTTAAAATTATGCTGTTAATTTTCGTATTTGCACTAAAACCATTTTAAGGCTGAATTTgtaaatttagatttttaagctttctgggtttgttttctttttttttttgacactggACTGGGTTGAGAGATGTTTCATCTGGATCTTCACTGAACTCATTTGGTTGTGGTTTGGCTGGGGGGGGTTTGAGGTGAACTCACAGAGCAGGTAaggcacagctgctgcagggttCCTCGGAACCCTTTATGCTGTGCACACCTGAAGAGCTTCTGGGACCTCCtcttggggttgttttggggttttttttgtgttctttcagcttctctctagtgtgtgtgtatatatgcatatatatatattaaaattatattttggaaaaaaaaaagttttctttcgTTTCTTTCAGCTGTGTGAGGAGGCTCGGTGTTGGGACACgttccctggggctgctctgggtcCCGCCTCCCGCGCCGAAGCGGAATTTGGGGGGAAAACGCGCGGGTTCGGGGCGGGGCAGGTGGTGCCGCCTGGCGCCCGCTAGAGGGCGCTGTGCCGCCAAAGGACTTGCGCGGCCCCACCCCCTGGAGGTCACGTGATGCGCACAGATGACTTCAGTCACGTGAGCAGGCGGGCAGTGATGGCGGCGCACCTGAGCTCGGGGCGTGTGAACCTGACGGCGCTGCGGGAGGCGGGACGCAGGGAGCTGCGGGAATTCCTGGACAAATGCGCGGGATCCAAGGtaggggggggaaggaggaggacaCAGGAACATCACGGGACACGGCACCGGCCGGGCCCCCGCATCACGCCTCTCCCTCCCGCAGGCCATCGTGTGGGACGAGTACCTGACCGGGCCTTTCGGGCTGATCGCGCAGTACTCGCTGCTGAAGGTAAAGGCTGGCGGGGGCGGTCTCTCGGTATTGTCCCTCGGTGTCACCTCggctgctgtccctgtccccagcgCTCATCCCTCCCCAGTCAGCTACCGAAGCTGTTGTCTCGCTGCAGGAACATGAGGTGGAGAAGATGTTCACGCTGAAGCCGGGCCGCCTGCCACCCGCAGACGTGAAGAACGTCATCTTCTTCGTCAGGCCCAAGCTGGAGCTGATGGACATCATCACCGACAACGTGCTGAGGTACGGCGGGTGCTGGCGGGAGGGTTGCTGGGGGGATCCTCTCCCTGGGATCTCGCTGAGGGAGGAGCCAGGTCTGGCCGGACTGCCCCGTGCTTTGTCTGGGCTCAAATCAGGGAAGCAGCCACTGAAagtgcagcacagctgctctggggtgTGAGAGGTTAGGAGGGCAGTGGGGTTTTCACTTGGGCTGGTTGTGCAGAGGGTGCAGTCCTTGTTACAAGGATGTACAGTCCTAATAATTAGCTGGCATGAGCCCTGCTTTGATTGACCTTCCTGATGAGAACTGCAGGGAAACcagctccccctgccctggccTCAGACCCGAGGCTGTGGACACATTCCACTGGGTAAAAGACCAAACCACTCAGACAGGGGCTGGGAATGGTGTTTGGCAGTGACAACCAGCACAGCATTCCTGTGCCCCTCACCTGCACAGCTAAGTCCCTGtttgctctgctcccacctGTGACCCTTCCAGGGAAGACCGAGGCCGTTCTCCCCAGAGGGATTTCCACATCCTCTTCGTGCCGCGGCGCAGCCTGCTCTGTGAGCAGTGGCTGAAGGAGCAGGGTGTGCTGGGCTCCTTCATCCACCGGGAGCAGTACAGCCTGGACCTGATACCCTTCGATGGGGACCTGCTCTCCATGGAGTCTGAGAGTGCATTCAAGGTAAGCATGAGGCTCAGCTTGAAGGGGAAATGCTGTGCAGgtctgtgctggctgctggggtttggcacaggagctgcaggttTGGGGGTGACCTGCAGAGCAAGTGTGGTTTGATCCAGGGTGCTGAGCTGAGCCTGCACTTCTTGGTGTGTTTTCTGAGAAAAGGTTGAAGGGATAATCAGTCACTGTATCAAGATGCACCCTTGTTCCTCCAGATGTGACAGCTGGTGTTATTTTCACAGGCTGAGCATTCACAAAGCTTAAAAGCTGTAGTTACAAAGAGCCAGCAGTTTGTGTCAGTAGGCAAAGGGCCATATACAGGGGTTAATACTGCAACTCAAGAATGAATAATTGTCACACCAGCTGTGTGTCCTGTGTTCTCAGGATGCTGTGTGTGGGGACAGAAAGGTTTAAGAGTTTCTTTGGCCATCTCTGCCTCATTAAATGTAGCCCAGGGGACACATCAGAGCCTGCAGCTGCTTGTCAGCTCTGATGAGGTGTAGTGTGATCAGACTGGCCTAAGCAGAAGGCAAAGCTCTTTGAAGTCACTTTCTGCCTCTTGCTCTTCTCTATCAAACTGGGAGCAGCATGTGGGGTTCAGAACTAACACAGTGCCTGGTTTGATCAAATGATTCAGTGCAGTGACAGCACACATAATGTCCATATTTTCCAGCAGTCATGGTTCTACCCCACTCTGTGTCTCCTCTGAGCTGTTCACATGGACCTCGTTCTGCTGTGGGAGCAGCTGTGTTGGATCAGCATCTTCCATTGGGAATCCTTCTTGTTGTTTAGGAATGTTACCTGGAGAGCGACCAGACAAGTCTGTACCATGCTGCAAAGGGGCTGATGACACTGCAGGCTCTCTACGGAACCATCCCACAGATTTTTGGGAAAGGAGAGTGTGCCCGGGTGAGACAAATGTTGCTGgtaaaacaaccccaaaactctTGTTGTTTGGGACTGCCTTCAGGAGTGTTTGGTTAAATGcacctgtgggttttttttaaatccagccTCAGACTCTTCTTGTCATATTGAAATTCCAGGATCAGGGCCATCAGGTGTTTATCATTTCTGGCCAAAAGCACCATCTTTGCTGTTCCATAAGTCATGTTCCATCAGTCAGTTGCTTTGTACCTCTTCCCATTCTCTTCCCTTAAACAGGGCTGCACCCCGTACTCCCATAAGCATGTGCTTGTAGGGAATCACACCCATCAGTCAGGGCTTGCACCATAACCACCCCCGTTGTGATTTCTTTCCAGCACGTGGCCAACATGATGATCAGGATGAAGAGGGAGTTCCCTGGCAGCCAGAACTCCATCTTTCCTGTCTTTGacaccctcctgctgctggacCGCAACGTGGATCTGCTGACACCGCTGGCGACCCAGCTCACCTATGAGGGGCTGATAGATGAGATCTATGGGATTCAGAACAGTGAGTGCTGCCAGGCCTGGGGGCAGGGGGCTTCTGCTGCACTAGGGCATGGTGATGTGGGAGCAGCTCACCTGAACTTAGTTCAGTCTCAAGGTAGAGCTCATCAAGATCATCCCTGGCCCTCTTGTTGCCTAGGAAAGGGAGCTGAGTGCAGTGCATGGGTATGGAGTGGGCATATTTTGGGTGCTGGCTGAGTGCAGACACGGTGACACGGGAACAGAGATGTCAGTGTGTGCCATCTGAGTGCAGACACGGTGACACGGGAACAGAGATGTCAGTGTGTGCCATCACACCCCAGGCTGGGTGGTCAGAGGGGAGCACTTTGTGACAGGCTGTTCCGAGTGCTCTCCTGCTCTTTCAGAGGTAGTCAGATAAACTCCACAGAGGCATTTATAGGTTTCAGTCCCTCCTGCTGGCCAGAAGGCTGCCTCAAAACATCTTTGAAAACAAGGCAGCATTTGGGTTCTGatcacttctgtttctgtatgGGTCCCTGGGTGAGTTGAGGGAGACTCCCCTTATTCAACACATTTGCACTGTGTCGTGTGGGTGTTTATGTAGCTTTGCTGCTCAGAACTCTTTCTAGTTCAGGGCACAATTTCCACATCCTACTTGTCTTATCTCCTAGTGGTGAAGTTCCAGTTTTCAGTCCTTACAGGGTTATTTCTCTCTATTTGGCAGCTTATGTGAAACTGCCCCCTGAGAAGTTTGCTCCAAAGAAACAGGGAGAGGGTGGGAAAGATCTCCCCACAGAACCCAAGAAGCTCCAGCTGAACTCTGCTGAAGAGCTGTATGCTGAAATCAGAGACAAGAACTTCAATGCTGTGGGGTCTGTGCTGAGCAAGAAAGCCAAGATCATCTCAGCAGCCTTTGAGGTGAGGCCTGTGTCCAACCATGCATCCCTTGGGCATTTGTGTCACCAGGTAAATCCCAGTCTGTGTTCATCAGAGCTGTGACAGGCAGCTTGAGCTGTTGCCATGGAGTAATCCCCCAGCCAGAGGAAAAACAGGTAGTCTGCAGCAGCCCCTCCAGTCTGTACCCCTGCCCTGGGATGAGATCAGCTCTGCTTTGACTGCTCTGAGTGGGTTGCTCACATCTCCTTGGAAGAGTTCTGTAGTATTGCTGatcctctcttctccccacaTCTCTGTTCTGGGGCTTTTTGGAGCCTCACTTTTAAAAGCTTGTCTTGGAGTTTGCCTAAACcacatttctgctttgtgaGCCTGTAGATCCCATAATAGAAATTCTTTCTTCAGCCTGCAGAACAGTCTGGTGCTGCTTCCTTTCAAAGAAGCCAAAGGTTAATTTTAGCATTCTGATCAATTCCACTTAGCTGCTGTTGTTAACTGAAAAGTCCTTTTCCCTTTGTATTGGCTGAGGATGCAGAGAGAAGACTTTATAAATGTCCAGAGTTTTATTTCTTAGAGTATTATGGCTGGCATGAAAACCAATAGGAATGTGGAAAAGGACAGTTGTCCTACAGGAGGTTTGCCCTCTAAGTTCATGCCAGGCAGCAGTACCTTAACTGTGTGTTCAGCCTCACAGTCTCCTAGAACATGTCTGTTACTGTAGTGATAGTGCTGAAGTTTCTAAAGATGGGTTATTCATGCTGgttgtgaagaaaaagaagaaatataagGAATTGTCAGCGTTAATAGGTGATAATGAAACAGCAGGGTATTGGCAGCAGAGGACTTCTTACACTGCAGTCTTCAGCTTTATCACTCTCCTGCCTGCACTTGCCCATTGAAGTCCTTCACATGTGAGTCAAATGACTATTTTTATTCCAAACTGCAGCAAGAGGCAAGCAGCCCAAATAAAATACAGACCTCTGGACTGCTCTGCCTTGTGTTTCATCAGATCCTTGCTCAAAACTGGGACATTGGTACAGATAGACATAGTTAATGGTGGGCTTCTGCTTGTGAGAGATGCAGACCCTGCCAGCCCAGTTCCTCAGCATCTTCCACAGCTGCTTTGAGGGAAAactttccccatctccaacTGTGTTTGCCCAGAGCTCCATGTTAGGGTTAAAATGAGGTAGTTGGTGTTATTAATCTGCACAAGGCCTAACCCAAGCAATGGCTTTCTTTAGGAAAGACACCACGCAAAAACTGTTGGAGAAATCAAGCAGTTTGTGTCACAGCTGCCACACAtgcaggcagccagaagctcTCTTGCAAACCACACCTCCATTGCAGAGCTCATCAAAGACATCACCAGTGAGTATTTGTTGAATAATCTCTCTGACTAATTTAACTATAGCAAGATGCAAGACAGTTGGATGGACATCATTCAGCTTGCTCCATCCACTGCATCTCTGCTGAAATACTCCATGTAGAAAATAAGCTGTCAGTTGCTGTTGTActgattttcattcttttcccaAAGCATCTGAAGATTTCTTTGACAATTTAACAGTGGAACAAGAGTTCATGTCTGGAATAGACACAGACAAGGTAAGAAGATCACAATCAGTGACTTAAGCcttaaaaaaagagcagcataTTTCTCTGGGTGTTTTccatttgttggtttttttttgagaggggAAACATCTGACCTGCATGATGTCTGTCTCTTTCTCGTGTGAAGATTGTGAGCTCACACGTGTATCTCCTTGCACATTCACAGTGTTTTCCAAGTGACATGCATTGTTGAGGGTACTTGGAGATGGGCTGTACTGTGTCCTTTGCCAGGCTCTGGTGTCTGACCATTGTCTGTAGTGCAGCTGGGGTGCTGTGACTTGTtcaggggcactctgtgctgtgAGGGATCCATGAAAGATTCAAGACCATTAATCATATTTTTTAAGTGTATCAGTCAAAGTACAGCTATTGCCTGGGGAATCAACATGCCTTAGAAAGATGCAAGGTGGGACCAGTGCTGGATCACTGTTTTCCAGATGTCttgagctgcctgcagagcagctgcacaCCCTCATTCTTGCTGTTTTGGAGATAACAGGCAAAACTAAATCTTCCTCTCCAGGTCTCCCAGGCACTTTAAACAAGTCTTTAAATAACAGCTTAtgtttgttgcttgtttttttaataggttaACAATTATATTGAAGACTGCATAGCTCAGAAGCATCCATTAATCAAGATTTTGCGTCTTGTTTGCTTGCAATCCGTGTGCAATAGTGGACTGAAGCAGAAGGTTCTGGACCATTACAAAAGAGAGATTCTGCAGGTTGGGCTGTACCTTTTACATCACTGCATTTCTGAGAAAATCCATATGAaaccctcagctctgctgcttgcaTTCTAGACAGATGCATTACAGAGGGTAGTGTTGACTCCCAGTGTGTACAGACAGCACTGAGGCTTCTGTCT
Proteins encoded in this region:
- the VPS33A gene encoding vacuolar protein sorting-associated protein 33A encodes the protein MAAHLSSGRVNLTALREAGRRELREFLDKCAGSKAIVWDEYLTGPFGLIAQYSLLKEHEVEKMFTLKPGRLPPADVKNVIFFVRPKLELMDIITDNVLREDRGRSPQRDFHILFVPRRSLLCEQWLKEQGVLGSFIHREQYSLDLIPFDGDLLSMESESAFKECYLESDQTSLYHAAKGLMTLQALYGTIPQIFGKGECARHVANMMIRMKREFPGSQNSIFPVFDTLLLLDRNVDLLTPLATQLTYEGLIDEIYGIQNTYVKLPPEKFAPKKQGEGGKDLPTEPKKLQLNSAEELYAEIRDKNFNAVGSVLSKKAKIISAAFEERHHAKTVGEIKQFVSQLPHMQAARSSLANHTSIAELIKDITTSEDFFDNLTVEQEFMSGIDTDKVNNYIEDCIAQKHPLIKILRLVCLQSVCNSGLKQKVLDHYKREILQTYGYEHILTLNNLEKAGLLKPQTSGRNNYPTIRKTLRLWMDDVNEQNPNDISYVYSGYAPLSVRLAQLLARPGWRSIEEVLKMLPGPHFEERQQLPTGLQKKRQQGENRVTLVFFLGGVTYAEIAALRFLSQMEDGGTEYVIATTKLINGTTWIKSLMEKLEPAPF